From a region of the Dyella jiangningensis genome:
- a CDS encoding TfoX/Sxy family protein — protein sequence MNPTLEALRADLEDAAMHLGRPHDLRFKPMFGGLMAYFAEKPCAWLSLDGLALKVAAADQDELLAIEGARRFRHTPAAAPSRGYILVPPSLSHDTPRFAAWLARSALAAPMAQRKGPRPKTRPLR from the coding sequence GTGAACCCGACGCTGGAAGCGCTGCGCGCCGACCTGGAGGATGCGGCCATGCACCTCGGTCGCCCGCACGACCTGCGCTTCAAGCCGATGTTCGGCGGCCTCATGGCTTACTTCGCGGAAAAGCCCTGTGCCTGGTTGTCTCTCGATGGCCTTGCGTTGAAGGTCGCTGCCGCCGACCAGGACGAGTTGCTGGCCATCGAAGGCGCGCGACGCTTCCGCCATACCCCGGCGGCCGCGCCCAGTCGCGGTTACATCCTGGTGCCGCCGTCGCTGTCCCATGACACGCCCCGCTTCGCCGCCTGGCTCGCACGCAGCGCTCTCGCCGCGCCCATGGCGCAAAGAAAAGGGCCGCGCCCGAAGACGCGGCCCCTGCGTTGA
- the trhA gene encoding PAQR family membrane homeostasis protein TrhA has protein sequence MPVSSGSVLPRYAFGDELASSVIHGIGILLSIAGLATLVAFASLHADVRAIVASAVFGTSLILCYTASTLYHSIPGAPAKRVLRTLDHIAIFLLIAGTYTPFTLIALPGLWGWSLFGTVWALALMGSALELGLLKKYRKLAVLMYVGMGWVGVIAFKPLLAHLQTGGMVLLLAGGAAYTLGVPFYLGRKIPYHHSIWHFFVLTGSVLHFLAVLLYVLPDGPA, from the coding sequence ATGCCCGTCAGCTCCGGCTCGGTGCTACCCCGCTACGCGTTTGGCGATGAACTCGCCAGCAGCGTCATTCACGGCATCGGCATCCTGCTGAGCATTGCCGGCCTCGCTACGCTCGTGGCGTTCGCCTCGCTGCATGCGGACGTGCGGGCGATAGTGGCCAGCGCCGTGTTCGGCACCTCGCTGATCCTTTGCTACACCGCGTCCACGCTGTACCACTCGATCCCTGGCGCGCCGGCCAAGCGGGTGCTGCGGACGCTGGACCACATCGCCATTTTCCTGCTGATCGCCGGCACGTATACGCCGTTCACCCTGATCGCCCTGCCCGGGCTGTGGGGCTGGAGCCTGTTCGGCACGGTGTGGGCGCTTGCGCTGATGGGCAGTGCCCTGGAACTGGGCCTGCTGAAGAAGTACCGCAAGCTTGCCGTATTGATGTACGTGGGCATGGGCTGGGTAGGCGTGATCGCGTTCAAGCCCTTGCTGGCGCATCTGCAGACGGGCGGCATGGTGCTGCTGCTGGCCGGCGGCGCGGCGTACACGCTGGGCGTGCCGTTCTATCTGGGCCGCAAGATCCCGTATCACCACTCGATCTGGCACTTCTTCGTGCTCACCGGCAGCGTGCTGCATTTCCTCGCCGTGCTGCTTTACGTGCTGCCCGACGGGCCGGCGTGA